In the genome of Paenibacillus pabuli, one region contains:
- a CDS encoding ABC transporter permease — protein sequence MNIWHICIFELRRILRIRSVLLNLFILPLLLIFILGTALSSTMGTAKEAIPGSARVGIIQTEENFGSDAISKALNTFVTSPGVADMMKVQNISTEEEAVSALRRGDLDFAVIIPSNLEEQIMKGEEARLQWILGKDGTLNVVGQTLFTRFTDELNRQVAAAKVLGPDAVAAMAEYSQTNSASTSYIAVSSPGKVGTSYSASQYYAASMLAMFMLYSGMTTSNSLFGERDKKTLTRLQAAPIGNGVIFAGKIAGNSLLAFLQAILIVLMTHWLYGVNWGTHPWLIVLICVLITLASMTLGVMVALVCKNATSASAALQGIIIAMTFISGGFTPIAIGFVQRISEFTVNHWALQSFLRMMLDAPVSEIMYSIMMLGAVCAVMVVTAALIYRKAGYRYE from the coding sequence ATGAACATATGGCATATTTGCATCTTTGAGTTGAGGCGGATTCTGAGAATTCGCTCGGTTCTGCTGAATCTGTTTATTCTGCCGCTGCTGCTCATCTTTATATTGGGTACTGCACTTTCCAGTACAATGGGGACGGCAAAAGAAGCCATACCTGGCTCGGCGAGAGTAGGGATCATTCAAACTGAAGAAAATTTCGGTTCCGATGCGATCAGCAAAGCTTTAAATACATTTGTGACATCCCCGGGGGTAGCCGACATGATGAAGGTGCAGAACATTTCTACGGAGGAAGAGGCTGTAAGTGCACTGCGACGTGGTGACCTGGATTTTGCCGTAATCATCCCATCCAATCTGGAAGAGCAGATCATGAAAGGGGAAGAGGCAAGGTTGCAATGGATACTGGGGAAAGATGGCACACTCAACGTCGTGGGTCAGACTTTGTTTACGCGGTTTACGGATGAACTGAACAGACAGGTTGCTGCGGCGAAAGTGTTAGGGCCCGACGCAGTAGCTGCAATGGCTGAGTATTCACAGACTAATAGCGCCAGCACTTCATATATAGCCGTTAGCAGTCCCGGAAAAGTGGGTACCTCTTATAGTGCTTCACAATACTATGCGGCTTCCATGCTCGCCATGTTCATGCTTTACTCGGGCATGACAACCAGCAACAGCCTGTTTGGTGAAAGAGACAAAAAAACGCTAACCCGCCTGCAGGCAGCTCCGATTGGCAACGGAGTCATCTTTGCAGGGAAAATTGCAGGCAACAGCCTTCTTGCTTTCTTGCAGGCCATCCTCATCGTACTGATGACACATTGGTTATACGGTGTGAACTGGGGTACACATCCCTGGCTGATTGTTCTGATCTGTGTGCTGATTACGCTGGCTTCTATGACGCTTGGCGTGATGGTTGCCCTGGTTTGCAAAAATGCCACATCGGCAAGTGCCGCCCTTCAAGGCATCATTATTGCCATGACATTTATCAGCGGTGGTTTTACACCCATTGCCATTGGTTTTGTACAGAGGATAAGCGAATTTACGGTAAATCACTGGGCTTTGCAAAGTTTTCTTCGGATGATGCTGGATGCTCCCGTAAGTGAGATTATGTACAGCATCATGATGCTTGGTGCGGTATGTGCGGTAATGGTGGTGACAGCGGCACTGATCTATAGAAAGGCGGGATATCGTTATGAATAG
- a CDS encoding ABC transporter ATP-binding protein translates to MAMLEVDHVVKRYGSKLSVDHLNLSVGKGEIFGLLGPNGAGKSTTISMIAGLLKMDQGEIRLDGISVKERPLEVKRKIGLVPQDLALYETMTAAENVTFFARLYGLRGKMLKERVQESLEFVGLQDKAKDAPSTFSGGMKRRLNIACAIMHRPDLIIMDEPTVGIDPQSRNHILESVRTLNRMGSTIIYTSHYMEEVAAISHRVAIMDQGHIIACGTEAELRERVASEEKIVLTTSGIGLDVVEELKLHPRVRAVEVTDDTLTVTLPSAQQDLQDMLFICSKHDISIQSLKVEEPDLETLFLNLTGRTLRD, encoded by the coding sequence ATGGCTATGCTTGAAGTGGATCATGTAGTAAAACGATACGGCAGCAAGCTCTCGGTGGATCATTTAAATCTGAGTGTAGGCAAAGGCGAGATTTTTGGATTGCTCGGACCGAATGGAGCAGGGAAAAGTACCACTATTAGCATGATTGCCGGTCTGTTAAAGATGGATCAAGGTGAAATTCGGTTGGATGGCATATCGGTCAAGGAACGGCCACTTGAAGTGAAACGCAAAATCGGGCTGGTACCACAGGATCTGGCTCTATACGAAACGATGACTGCTGCGGAGAATGTAACTTTTTTTGCTCGGCTGTACGGACTGCGTGGAAAGATGCTTAAAGAAAGAGTGCAGGAATCCCTCGAATTTGTAGGTTTGCAGGACAAGGCGAAGGATGCCCCATCCACGTTCTCTGGTGGTATGAAACGCAGGCTGAACATTGCGTGTGCCATTATGCATCGCCCGGATTTAATCATTATGGATGAACCGACAGTGGGCATAGACCCGCAATCGCGCAATCATATTTTGGAGTCGGTGCGCACGCTTAACCGGATGGGATCAACCATCATTTATACAAGTCATTACATGGAGGAAGTTGCTGCAATCAGTCACCGGGTAGCAATTATGGATCAGGGGCACATCATTGCCTGTGGCACCGAAGCAGAACTGAGAGAACGAGTTGCATCTGAGGAAAAAATAGTGCTCACCACTTCGGGTATTGGTCTCGATGTTGTGGAGGAGTTAAAGCTTCACCCCCGTGTGCGGGCGGTAGAAGTAACAGACGATACATTGACCGTTACGCTGCCTTCTGCGCAGCAGGACCTTCAGGACATGCTTTTCATTTGCAGCAAACATGACATCTCCATTCAATCGCTCAAGGTCGAAGAGCCTGATCTGGAAACGCTTTTCCTCAATCTGACCGGGCGTACGCTCCGGGACTAG
- a CDS encoding sensor histidine kinase yields MPMRLLQYGLLLVPAVLYILVLPMEQEDSYTLYIIIALGLAVWKDFTRSGMQRLLLMAEILFSCWLIARYGPFMFFLSLSALYVYMYRLDGAQRWLTLAIQLIASNIALHWYYSPPQGLLPWLTLHTNTAVPFTFTQETIARVAVNLLLLVAVALSWQGSRTANSREQLEQVYDKLRSKHYELQDARAQLLQFTKHLEGAAQVEERTRISRQLHDDIGHRLIRTKMMSEAALLTLPIHLEQGTEMVRQIRDQLAASMDDMRTTLHKLRPTSYISDAYALDRLLEDVGRETGVKTCYEVRGHSHVLYPSMQMVLYKNAKEALTNALRHGNATTITVELEFGEREICMAISNDGKIHTPSTKEQTKGKYEGSRANPRIKTESSELGMGLEGMRLRTQLIGGKLEIKPDYPYTVITRLPMTNKAELI; encoded by the coding sequence ATGCCGATGCGGTTGCTGCAATACGGTTTACTCTTAGTTCCCGCGGTCCTGTACATTCTGGTGCTACCCATGGAACAAGAAGATAGTTATACGCTGTATATTATCATTGCACTTGGACTCGCGGTGTGGAAAGACTTCACCCGTTCGGGTATGCAGCGTTTGCTGCTCATGGCCGAAATCCTTTTCAGCTGCTGGCTGATCGCTCGATATGGCCCATTTATGTTTTTCCTCTCCTTATCTGCGCTCTATGTGTACATGTACAGACTGGATGGGGCCCAGCGCTGGTTAACGCTCGCAATTCAGCTTATCGCCAGCAATATCGCGTTACATTGGTATTACTCCCCACCACAGGGGCTTCTTCCATGGCTTACACTCCACACAAACACGGCCGTTCCCTTCACCTTCACCCAAGAGACAATCGCTCGGGTTGCCGTTAACTTACTCCTGCTCGTCGCCGTGGCGCTCTCTTGGCAGGGGTCAAGAACAGCGAACAGTCGGGAACAGCTTGAGCAGGTGTACGATAAGCTGCGCAGTAAACATTACGAGCTTCAGGATGCACGCGCACAATTGCTGCAATTCACGAAGCATCTTGAAGGAGCGGCACAGGTTGAGGAACGCACCCGCATATCCCGGCAGCTTCATGATGATATTGGCCATCGCCTGATTCGCACCAAAATGATGTCTGAGGCAGCCCTCCTCACCCTCCCTATACACCTGGAACAGGGCACGGAAATGGTGAGACAGATTCGGGACCAATTGGCTGCCAGTATGGATGACATGCGAACCACGCTTCACAAATTGCGGCCTACCTCTTATATATCCGATGCCTACGCACTAGACCGTCTGCTTGAAGACGTTGGCCGGGAAACAGGTGTGAAGACATGCTACGAAGTGCGTGGGCATTCACATGTACTCTATCCGAGTATGCAGATGGTCTTGTACAAAAATGCCAAAGAGGCCCTGACCAATGCACTCCGTCATGGAAATGCCACTACCATTACTGTGGAACTGGAATTTGGAGAAAGAGAAATCTGTATGGCCATCAGCAACGATGGGAAGATACACACCCCTTCCACCAAGGAACAAACGAAAGGAAAATATGAAGGATCTCGTGCTAATCCGCGCATAAAGACAGAGTCTTCAGAACTCGGCATGGGACTTGAAGGAATGCGCCTGCGCACACAATTGATTGGCGGGAAACTGGAGATCAAGCCGGATTATCCCTATACGGTAATCACACGCCTGCCCATGACGAACAAAGCTGAACTCATCTGA